In Rhinoraja longicauda isolate Sanriku21f chromosome 12, sRhiLon1.1, whole genome shotgun sequence, the DNA window gtaccgcaaggctcagtgctgggaccccaattatttacagtgtatattaatgatttggacgagggaattgaatgcaacatctctaagtttgcggatgacatgaagctgggtggcagtgttagctgcgaggaggatgctaggaggctgcagagtgacttggatagattaggcgagtgggcaaatgcatggcagatgcaatataatgtagataaatgtgaggttatccactttggcggcaagaacaggaaagcagattattacctgaatggtgaccgattgggagaaggggagatgcaacgggacctgggtgtcatggtgcaccagtcattgaaagcaagcatgcaggtgcagcaggcagtgaagaaagcgaatggtatgttggcattcatagcaagaggatttgagtttaggagcagggaggttctgctgcagttgtacagggccttggtgagaccgcacctggagtattgtgtgcagttttggtctcctaacctgaggaaagacgttcttgccttagagggagtacagagaaggttcaccagattgatccctgggatggcgggacttacatatgaggaaagactggatagactgtgcttgtactcgctggaatttagaagactgaggggggatcttatagaaacatataaaattcttaaggggttggagaggctagatgcgggaagattgttcccaatgttgggggagtccagaaccaggggtcacagcttaaggataagggggaagtcttttaggaccgagatgagaaaacatttcttcacacagagagtggtgagtctgtggaattctctgccacagaaggtagttgaggccagttcattggctatatttaagagggagttagatgtggccctttttgctaaagggatcagggggtatggagagaaggcaggtacaggctactgagttgaatgatcagccatgatcatattgaatggcggtgcaggctcgaagggccgaatggcctactcctgcacctattttctatgtttctatgtttctatgtttctatgtaacctttctgtatttaaaataaaatatgtaaAGGTTGAATTTTAACATCTTAACATTGTTGGAGCAAAGGAGGGTACTGTCAGTGAGCGTACACCCAAAATATGCTACAGGGTGATTAGTAGAGTGGCTTTTAAGGtaaccactagaccaagtggacccgttgggcccattcctcgtagagggggaacagggaaggggagagagagggtgtcactgagtgagccctggacccaaagcctctcctgtagtggtgtagcaccctcaacccccccactcattcccccttatccccccctcctccccccactgacccattccaccccccgaccccacccccacttgtctctcccctgcccccacccccactcccccagccctgcctccactcccattcccccctccccaccccttccccctccccctcccatcacccccacctccctcccctcccccacccccactctcccctcctccccacccccaccggaTGACATCATAGGCACTCTAAAGGCCTTTAGGGATATCACGTTCTTTACTGGTGGGAGAAAGCTTACTCGTGATATAAAGTATAATTCAAGCGGATGATTCATGCATAACATAAAACAAGGACTCGTGGAGGAGTTGGGAAAGTTTGCGGGAAGACAGCAGAGGGTCCAGGAACCTGTAGCAATCCTCATCCAGGCAAATTAAAATTTTCATCCTGATTTGTGGTTTGCAGTGGCACCAAGTTCTGGAATTCTGACCCAGAACTTCTCTTGCATCTGCCTTAATTAGTCTTTGTGACGTAGAATCAAATTTTCTTTGTTAATTTTACCATGCTTAGACTGTTTTATAATGTTAATGGCACTACACAAATACCATCTATTAGATTTGAAAGCATGTGAATATTGCATTATTTTATCTTTACAATCTAGATTGTATACAGAgaggaaattattattttttaaatttcatcaaAAACGGTGGGAGATGGTCGAAATTAAAATCTAGGGATTGGAGAACAATTTCTTCAAAGGCATAACGTTGAAGAGAAGggaagcacagtgacacagctggtagagctgctgtctcactgtCCCCGAGACactggttcgaccctgacctcgggttctgtcttCTGTCTGATTGTTCACCGCCACGTCCCAAAGtgtgagtttgcaggttaattgacccctgcaaattgcccctggtgtgtaaagaGTGGATACGAAGGTGGAATAACATAGCAATGCGCAAAAAGCTGTTTGATAGTCCGCATGGACTCGGcatgccaaagggcctatttgcatACAATCAATTAATTAGAAATGATTTAAAGAAATCAGGCAAGTGTGACTGATATCTTTTACCTCTTCTTGTGTACTTTTTGTATTATCTCTTCACGCTCTCGTTTCTCTGCTTCTTCCGCTTCAGTCCGCTCACTTACATCTTTTTCAACCCGTTCTACCAGGCTATCAAAGTTGATTATTACGCTATCCACAAGCCAAGAAAGACTTCTAGCAACATATTTGTCCAATATAAGACTCTCTCCTATAATGGCAGAACATCGTTCCTGTTGGTATAAAATAAGGGAAGAAAAAGATGCTCGTTCAGAAATTGCTACTTCACTTCAAAGACAATGCATATAACGGCCGGACCTCTTGTTTGCATTAAAAACAGACAAAATCAGAAATGGCAGCAGATGAATTGAAGAACTTGATCTCAATCTTTCAGCCTCAGAAGAGCTCAGTTGGGAGAGCATTAGACTGAAGATCTAAAAGGTGCCTGGTTCAATCATGGGTTACACAGttccggtggcacagcggcacagcggtagagctgctgccttacagcatcgatCCTccctatgggttctgtctgtacagagtttgtatgttctccctgtgatctgcgtgggttttctccgggtgctccggtttcctcccacactctaaagacgtataggtttgtaggctaattggcttggtaaaattgtaaattgtgcctagtgtgttaatgcacggggagcGTTTGGTTGGAGcatactgggtgggccgaaggatctatttgcacgctgtgtctctaaactaaactaaagttaagttTAGACACACTATCTGGACATAAGGACATTAAGTTGAACATTAATTTGGACATTAAGACATTAACTGGACATTAAGTTGAATTACTCACGTTGTTTATGACGACCATCAAAGTGCTTTATATTGCCTTCACTATTTTGAAGGACTCAGTGTGGGTATAATTCTAGGATTCATTCATTCTAGGCTTCATTCTAGGATTCTATGATTTACTTTTTCCACCACTTTTTACAAAGGTTTGGATATACTGGTGTTTAACattgatggtggggtggggtggggtgattgatggtgatTGATGGTGGGGTGGAATCAATAAGAGTACGAACATTTCCCATCGCTTCAGCACTCATAGTGTGCAACGTGATCAATGTAATTTGGCATTTGGAAAACAAATGACTAAATATGCAATCAGGATAGAGGATAGGGAGCAATGTCGTTGCTTAGCCACACAGTTGGATATAGTAGCATTCGTTAGAGTGCAAAAAAAAGGCCCGGGAGATGTGCCAGCCAGAAGATCAATTGAGGATTGAGCAGGGCACAGAAGGGCAGGGTTTTGGCTCGATTCTGAGTTACAGCAGTAAAATTAGTCAGTGGAAGGGAAAGTGCTGGGAAGTGAAAACATGATCTAGCAATGTTTAAAATAAGGATGGGGTTTATTAGAAAAGAAGAAGGATGATGAGCATTGAGGAATGTACCTCAGAGGTTGAATTCTGGAGTTGCAAAGGGACATGTTTgacaggaggggggatgggggaaatgtGTTGCAGGGATGGGGTGCAAAGTTAACCTTTGTGCTGATTAGTAAGCATTTACAGTTAGATGGCATAGCAATAGAGAAGATGTTTGCCAACAGGCGGACTGAAAACTGACAAGAATATCAGCAGGTCTATTAATGCCGTAATTCAGAGAAGCAACAGACGTGGAAGATTGATGGGTGAATATATTCTCAAAGTAAAAGGGGAAAACAACCAATAATACCTTTCCCCTTAAAATAAAGTGGTTTTCATTCAACCTTCAAGAAATTCTGCAGTGTACCTGAATAACAGTCAGTTGCACATCTTGATTTCACAGCTCATCAGAAAGAAGAAGTagaattttttgttgttgcataaaTCAACTACTTAATTTACTCAACATACATAGCAATGCGCAATAGGATGGAAGTACCTTAGCTAATAAGTTGATGACCACCATTACCACATTGTTGTTGATGTATATGATACCATTATCCACAATGTTAAATGATATAGTGAAcagcaaacaaaaataatttccaaagttATTTTGTAGTTCTGTCAGTGTTGGTTGCTTTCTATCCTTCAAAGTACTGCCTTCCTCTGAATGCAAGGTACCAATTTTTGCAAAGAAAAGCAAGAATGGGAACAAACATTAACTGTAAAGATTTAAATATAGCAGCAATCAAGGTCTCAGAAACACAAACTGCCAAGTACAAGAACAGTTTGAGAGCAGGATCTATGTTTGTAAACTAGTAAACAGAAGATAAATAAGTAATGGTAAAcatataaaaaatatttattagaCTAACAATATCATATTCTTTGTGTGGTATCTTAgtctaggaaagatgtcaagacgATAGAGAAGACAGAAGTGATTCACTGTGATTTCACAAAGGCATTAATAATGTAGAGGATAGGAAGGTGCTTTTAAATGGAAGTATTTGAACTTAGTTACTTACAATACGGACGGGCCATTTATTCCCATTGACCACTTTATTCAATGAAAGGTATTCCATGAGCTTAGCCTCCCTTAAAGCTTGTTTTGATTGTTTGTTTGccagtctaaagtaaagaaattAATTATATTTCACGTCCACTATTTAAATTTACGAAATGTAATCACATAATTGGTGAAATATTAGTCTGTTATTCAATGGGACAAATTGTCACGTTGAGCATTGACAAATGAACTTCCTAAGATGCCTTTGTGTGGACTTTTGTTTTCTCATTTCTTTGAGAAAGATAAATTATTAAAGCAATTAGACTGTCATCCATTCACCGGAGGATATCCCAGCATCTTTATCTTATCTGTTATATACTTTAATTCCTTTGCCTTATTATGTTTGGACATACTAATCAATTCTACTACTTATATCTCTATGATTAAACccaatattgttttaaaaaaaaggcaatTCAGAATTTGATTTCCAAAATAAGGATGCTAGTCTAATTTTCCTTAAAGATTGTAGAGTTACGATGATCCCCATTTTTAAATATTCACAATTATAACTTATTGAAGATAGGAATTTGCATTTACTATATTACAAAAATAGATGTTTAAATAAAATTGATTCAAAGCAGAAATGAATGTATTTATAATGATGAAATCAATCTGTAAAATGACTTGTCATTTCTTTCAACCTTGAAACTAGAACCATAATAATGAATTGGTTCTCAAATGTCCTTACCAGAACCAGTTCAATGAAATGGCTACTCAAGGAGAATACAACATGGCAGATTAGTCTTCAATATTTTAGTTTTAAATACATTACATTATCCATTATGATTGTTTTCTAATTTTAATCATTTGCAATCTATAATCAATTAATTTACATGGCACTGCGTCTTGCTGCAATAATTAtggaatctatatattactaaagctcttgtttgtttgtttgtttccccCCGTATTGTTCCCTCTGTATGTTTGTGCCTTATGTTTGTGTCCCCGtcacacaatagcgtgacaattttagccccaccttactcaccgttgtcctggGGTCTTTActacccaagtttcattcaaattggtcttatatttttaaagttatagacattttaaagtttaaaaatgaccTTTTCAACTTACCCTGGCTGTCTTCagcgttcaacgtcacaatgggacccgcccaagtgacgggagtggcggccaacgaGGGAGGGGGGGCCCACAATGGCTGCCGGGggtgggacccgccagagtggcggctattgggggggggggggggtggctgctaagccgacgagctgccgctaactttaataaatgctcgtcagttgggggagggttgccgggccgcaGGAtggctccccgacttacgatgcttccacttacgatatttcgactttgcaacaatgtgggaggggggggggggaggagggggggataaagggggttgaggggggatggagtggttgagtagatgaggggggcgggggaggtgagggggcgggggaggtgagggggataagggggattgagggggatggagtgggtgtggggcggagaggaggaggggggataaggggagttcAGGGGAgaatgagtgggtgagggggttgggggggaggggagataaggggattgagggggtggagtgggtgagtgggggggaggaggggggtataagggagattgaggggggatggagtgggtgggcgggggtggaggggaagtggaggggggatgctacaccaatgcaggagaggtttggggggttgaggggggatggattgggtgagtggctgggggggaggagaggaggggggatgaaggggggttgagaggggatggagtgggtgagtggctgagggggggaggggaggaggggggtagtggggggggagggggcgtgcgggaggagagggtgctggaccaatgcaggagacatCTGGTCTAGTTAGTCtaggtccacatggtctagttgTTTCTAAAAGCTTTAGGCGATAGGGTAGCCACCAAGGAATACATTCCTCTGCCGTGAAAGACAAATTCGATTCCCAGGAGACAGAACTAGATTCCCAGAACAACAAAAAAATCCCACCCTTGACGTCACTGGGAAGGTCAAATTGTTTGATCACATCTCTTTTGGAAGCTTGTCAAGTTATCTACTCTGAgaaactattttttttttaacaagatGGAGTATCATTGAATAAAAGCCAGAAATTGTGAACTGCAGCTTTCTTTGAGACTTGAAGCGACTCATGCAAACAACATAGTTCCAGCTAAGATTTTAAACAGTGTTACCAACACTATCCAGATCACATGAGGTATGGTATAAATGATATTAATGGTATTTTATGGACTATATCAGTGGCAAAATATGCTTAGGGTGAATAATGAAAGACAGTCTGATTGATTTTGGACAACTGTTGCACTGAGAGCTAAAGATCATAACTGTTAAACATTGTATTATGAATTACTTTGTAAATTTAAAGCATTTAAAATTCTTTATTCTGTGACAAAATTAGCAGGACCAGGACTTTTATTTAGCCGAGAGAGCCCTTGGTATTTAGCCTAGAGAGCCCTTGGTCCActttgattttttaaactttgattCTCGTGCATAGTTGATTTTCCCTGAAAGTGCCAACAGTAGAATAGCTCAGAATGAGAGAATACTTTGATAACAGGTACGGTGAAATTATGAACTAGAACAAAATGTGAATGGTGGAAAGTAAAAGTGGTAATATTCAGCTATAGGGATTTTAAAGGAGCCGAACAATACTGGGAAATATTATTGAAAATTAAGtaatacaagaccaagtggacccgttgggcccattccgcatagaggggggacagggaaggggagagggtgtcactgagtgagccctggactcaatgcctctcctgtattggtgtagcactcttaacccccactcaatcccccttatccccccctcctccccccactccatcccccctacccacccctacttgcccctcccctgccccttccccatttgcccctcccctacccccactccccctagccctgcctccacccccatttccccctcccacccctattcccccctcccccctcccctcacgccCACatgccccaacctccctcccctccccccactctccctgcccacacctcactgtcccccccacccccaatcttcccacctccactctcccccaccccactcctcttctccccaccctgccctcctccccacctccactctcccccccacccccactctctcctccccaccccctcctccccaccccctccccccactctctcctccccccactctctcctcccccgccccacctaccccaccccctcctcccccacccccttccccactctctcctccccaccccccctttcccccacccccactttccccccacccccactctctcctccccccaacccctccccattctcccctcttccccacccccactctcccctgccccgcactgtcccccttcccccccacccccactctcatacCACGACCCCCAACCCTCTCACCCGCACCCTCCCCTGCCTcccacacccactgtcccccttcccctcctccccccactccctctccccgacccccttccccccacccccactctccccccactctcccctcccacccccactctctcctccccgtccccctcctctcccactcgcTCCTtctttccacccccactcccactcccaccctcccctccacccactcaaaCCCCCCTCCTGCGAGCCCGGCCACGCCGCTTAAAGCTCAGtgtgagggggaagaggaaaagggagaggaaggcactgagcaaggcactgccgtcagtcgatGCAAGTTAATGCAAGTTGACTAAGAAAGTTGTAATCACAGAAATTTGAAAATTAATATTATAGGAACAGGCTCAAATTACTTACACTTCTGAAGGAAAACAATGCATTGTAAGGAAGTTGCAATGGAAATATTCAAATGGTTTACATTTTAACTTAAGAAAGTTTCTTTGCTTCACACAGAATCAAACGTATTTGTAATGATTCAAAGTCCACAAATCTGTAGAGAAAGCAGTGGTTCTGAGGAGCAAAACCGTTTGGCAATAAACCAAAGGAGCCAAAAATGAGGGACCGCCTTCAAGAGCTTAGACAAAGGGCAAAGGAGACTGAACTTACAACAGACAATGAAAGTGAAAAACTAAAGCAAACAAGGGGCAATGTGGCTTTTAAACACCAGGTTATCATTTTTGAAAATGAACCAGTTATACTGGATTTCTTAGCATACACGCATGGAATTAAAGATGAAATTAATGAACTAAGAAATGATGTAAAGAAACTGAGTGAACAAAGCAATGCCTCTGTGCTTTTCACACGACGATTCAGTATTATAAAAAAGGACAGTTCCAATCTCAATAAATGCATCAAAGTCCGAGCTGCATCCATCCACAAGCAGTTAGATTCTTTATCAAATGATGTAAAACGATCCATTGCAGAGTTTGGAGAAGATGCAGTTGTTTCAAGAGTTAAGAGAGCACAATATTCTTTCATGTTTGAGCAATATCGGATGACCATGTTCCAAATCAACACTGTTCTAATTACCAAGCAGGAAAGTTGCAAGAAATTCATGCAACGTCAGCTTGATGTCTTTGGAAAGGAAGTATCAGAAGAGGAGCTAAATATCATGGTGGAACACAACAAGTGGGACATTTTCAATGAAAACTACCTCAGTGACCTCAAAATTACTAAACGACGCATGTCTGAAATTGAACTCCGCCATAAAGAGCTGATCAGCCTTGAGAACCAGATCAAAGAGCTGAAAGATCTGTTTGTGCAGAGTTCACTTTTGGTGCAAGAGCAAGGGGACCTCCTCAACAACATTGAAAGAGCAACAATGAACACAAAAGAATATATTGAGAAGAGCAAGGATGAAATCACCCAAGCAGGAAAATACGCAAAGCAAAGTCTATGCAGACAGTGCTGTTGTTGGTGTTTCACTTGTTGCCTGTAGCTTTATTtaatggggcggcatggtggcgcagtggtagagttgctaggaacccaggttcgatcctgactgcgggtgctgtctgtacaaagtttatatgctctccccgtgactgtgtgcattttttccgggtgctccagtttcctcccatattccaaagacgtacagatttgcaggttaattgccttcggcaaaattgtaaattgttcctagtgtgtaggatagtgctagtgtgtggggatcgctggacggcacggaatcagtgggtcatagggcctatttccacgctgtatctctaaactgaaccaagaACATGTAATAGGTCCATTTATTGCCAACAATAATTTCAATGAGAAACTATTGACTTTACAGTTACCTTAAGCCACATCTGTTAATAGAATGCTGAGACTGTGGTTTAAACACTGTTACTCCAAGGAATAAGTAAATATACAGAAAGATAAAAGTAAAGCTAGGCACTATCATGCAAAATCAAaattaatgcaaaaacaaaattaatgAGTGAATTTAACCAACAACATTACTAATGGTCAAATTGAGACTGGCGAGTATCAAGAATTGCAAATCACAAGCTGTTATTAAGGAAGCCTGAAAATATCGTAGGCAACCCAACTAATCCGCGGTCTATTTGACAAGTAAATAGTTTATGCAAATTGGATCTGTAGCAAGAGATTGATGATAATTGGATTTGCGCAAGAGGTCACCACATACTTGGAGCAACAAGTTTGTTTTGAGTTCATACTTCAGATAGCTCTGAAACCTGTAATAGTGAACTGGCCTTTTGCTTTGCTGTGCAAGAGCAATCTCACACACCATACATTACAAAGGTAAccatctttaaaataaaatgaaaattacaAAATTTCCTTGAGGTTTACTTTTACTTCAATTTTCATTCCTACCAAATAGTGAACTGCACAACATCCAAGATTTTTCAAAACGAATCGTCAGACCTATCAATTACAAACTGAAAACAAATGTCAGGCTGAGCATTACAGGAGTTGGATAATTCAGCAGTAGCCGTGGCGGCTTCTCTTCCTTCTTCAACTAGAAAACAAAGGCCTTGTGATTTGCTGGAAGTGGAAGCTGATGATACCACAGCAAGGGCAAACTCAGTGAAGAGTGCAACCATTTTCCCATCTCATCGAAAAAATGTGCTTAAGGAATTGAATAAAGCAGAAGAGGAGAATTAAGTAAAAGTGAACAGAAATAGAAATAGTGGATGGAAAGAAAGGATTAAGGGGAAAAATGCCCAGGAAGGCAGACAAAAGGcaatattttcttttaatttaacGATAAACTATGTGCTAGATAGAATGAGATTGAACAgtttaaattgttccttgtgggggcaggggagggggaagtgggggtaggtggggatggagtgggtcagtggggggaggaggggggataagggcgaTTGAGAGGGGGGggtttgagggtgctacaccagtacaggagaggctttgaatcCACGGCTCCCTCTCGCTGCAGCGCTGGCACCACAGGGCCCAGGTCAgtgataccctctccccttccctgtcccccctctacgaggaatgggtccacttggtctagctaaCCATTAAAAAGATAACTAGAATGCTAATTTCAGTTaaatagtttattgttgtcaattTAACAGGCAAATTCAGCAAGTTGTTAAAATAATGGGCTAATTAAGAAAAGCTGAGAGacagagtcacaaggaactgcagatgctagaatcttgagtaaaacgcaAGTGTTTGAGGACTCagcagcccaggcagcatctgtggaagaaatggacaggcgacattttgggtcggaacccttcttcagaactctgtttctgaagaagggtcctgacccaaaatgctgtctgactatttcttccacagatgctgcctggcccgctgagtttctccagcactgtgctgTGGAAAAAATGCTGTCGTGAGCAGCACTTGAACCTGCAAATTCTAGAGATCTGGATTTCATAATGCATCACTTATTTCCCGCATTGAAGTAGCTATATGTGAGCAAGACACCATGGTTTTCTATGGTGATTTTCCAAACCAATGTTTACCAAAGAAGAGAAAGATAAGGGAAAACAAGCATTTATAAACAAGCCATTCTAGCTGAAGAGAAGATTTGAGGAATAcactgtgagtgggcggatgcatggcagatgcagtttaatgtggataagtgtgaggttatccactttggtggtaagaataggaaggcagagtattatctgaatggtgtcaagttaggaaaaggggacgtacaacgagatctgggtgtcctagtgcatcagtcactgaaaggaagcatggaggtacagcaggcagtgaagaaagccaatggaatgttggccttcataacaagaggagttgagtataggagcaaagaggtccttctgcagttgtatagggcactagtgagaccgcacctggagtactgtgtgcagttttggtctccaaatttgaggaaggatattcttgctattgagggcgtgcggcgtaggtttactaggttaattcctggaatggcgggactatcatatgttgaaagactggagcgactaggcttgtatacactggaatttggaaggatgagaggagatcttatcgaaacgtataagattattaaggggttggacacgttagaggcaggaaacatgttcccaatgttgggggagtccagaacaaggggccacagtttaagaataaggggtaagccatttagaactgagatgaggaaaaactttttcagtcagagttgtaaatctgtggaattctgtgcctcagaaggcagtgtaggccaattctctgaatgcattcaagagagagttggatagagctcttaaggatagcggagtcagggggtatggggagaaagcaggaacggggtactgattgagaatgatcagccatgatcacattgaatggcggtgcttgctcgaagggccgaatggcctcttcctgaacctattgtctattgtctattgttcctcgtttctacaagaGTCCTGACCTTATAGACTtatcaaaatgcatcacttcacacttgCCAGAGCTATATTCTAGTATGTGTTTTTCTTTCCTCCCTGCCAAAATATACCTGTACTCACTGATACATTTGGTAAAAGTCTGGAATGAGTAGATATTTCACCATAACAATAATCAAGAAATTAATTAGGAAAAGTGTTAATACAAGTTTTACTTTAAAAGATGGGCATCAACATAACCACAGAAAGTAgataaagaactacagatgctggtttataccaaagatagacaaagtattggcgtaattcagcaggtcaggcagcatctctggagaaaaaggataggtgatgttttggttcggggcCCGTCTTCAGATTCTAGtcattttttctccagagaagctgcagaAGTTacgccagtactttgtgtctatctttaataatgTAAAGGTTCACTTTTCCTGTGGAAACAAATCCACTTTAGCTCCAATTTTAAATCTGACATTAAATTCAATACATTAATCATAATGCTCCAAGACTAAGATCTTACAAATGAGCAGAAAATCTTGGATTTTCTTGAATCCTGGAGTTCACAAAAGCAGAATATATTAGCCAGATGTTTAAGCTGCTGGAGAATCAGCTTCCTACTAACCAGACAAGATACTTACACCAGGGTGGGTTTGCCAGCAACCCTAGGATCACTCACGACCTCTTCCACAAGCCTTTTTACTTCTCCCATTCTCCGAATGTCACTGCAATCCACAACAAAAATGATTCCAAAGGCGTTGGCATAATAGCTCTTCCAAACCTTTCTGATGTTTTTCCCACCTTCCACGTCAAATATGGAGATGTCATATTTGCCCGTCATTATATTATCTCTTGAAAAACCTATTGTAGGTTCTGTTGAAGAAAGAAAAAGGAAAACGCAATCAAAATACTACAGATGCcca includes these proteins:
- the LOC144598511 gene encoding syntaxin-19-like → MRDRLQELRQRAKETELTTDNESEKLKQTRGNVAFKHQVIIFENEPVILDFLAYTHGIKDEINELRNDVKKLSEQSNASVLFTRRFSIIKKDSSNLNKCIKVRAASIHKQLDSLSNDVKRSIAEFGEDAVVSRVKRAQYSFMFEQYRMTMFQINTVLITKQESCKKFMQRQLDVFGKEVSEEELNIMVEHNKWDIFNENYLSDLKITKRRMSEIELRHKELISLENQIKELKDLFVQSSLLVQEQGDLLNNIERATMNTKEYIEKSKDEITQAGKYAKQSLCRQCCCWCFTCCL